One Vigna unguiculata cultivar IT97K-499-35 chromosome 7, ASM411807v1, whole genome shotgun sequence genomic region harbors:
- the LOC114189757 gene encoding sucrose-binding protein-like: protein MATKINLSLPIFLFFLLALFSTLACAKKETEVAADPELKTCKHQCLQQLQYTKADKQICLQSCDMYHGLKHEHEEQTEEKIRKKKKHEGTTQEHDEEEESGEKEEEGEAEEGGEEEEEYPYIFEENCDFDTKVETEDGRIRVLKKFTEKSKLLKGIENIRLAILEARAHTFVAPRHFDSDVLLFNIKGRAVLGWVKESETEKFILESGDVLAIPAGTQVYIINRDENEKLFLAMLHIPVSTPGKFEEFFGPGGRDPESVLSAFGWNVLQAALQSPKGELEKLFEQQNGGSIFQISREQVQKLAPKKTSWWPFSGPSTAEFNLFTMSPTFSNSHGTLTEAAPSDSRSLLHKHNIMISFTNITKESMSTILYNSHATKIAMVISGKGGLQIACPHITSRSQTKHEKSSPSYHRISAELKPGMLFVVPPGHPFVTFSSRKENLQILCFEINARDNKKFTFAGKDNIVSSMDDPAKELGFNYPSKIVNRIFDRKESLFFPFQLPRQGRDRRADA, encoded by the exons ATGGCCACCAAAATCAACCTTTCTTTACCtatctttctcttcttcctaTTAGCCTTGTTCTCAACCCTAGCCTGCGCCAAGAAAGAAACCGAGGTAGCAGCAGACCCTGAGCTCAAAACATGTAAACACCAGTGCCTACAGCAGCTGCAATACACTAAAGCTGACAAGCAGATATGTCTTCAAAGTTGTGACATGTACCATGGTCTGAAGCATGAGCACGAGGAACAAACAGAAGAGAAAATTCGTAAGAAGAAAAAGCATGAAGGTACCACTCAAGAGCACGACGAAGAGGAGGAAAGCggagaaaaggaagaagaaggagaagcaGAGGAAGGAGGGGAAGAAGAGGAGGAATATCCCtacatttttgaagaaaattgtGATTTTGACACCAAGGTTGAAACAGAAGATGGCAGAATTCGAGTTCTGAAGAAGTTCACCGAGAAATCCAAGCTTCTTAAAGGCATCGAGAATATCCGTTTAGCCATTCTAGAAGCTAGAGCGCACACGTTCGTGGCTCCACGCCACTTTGATTCTGATGTTCTTTTGTTCAACATAAAGG GGCGAGCCGTACTTGGGTGGGTGAAGGAAAGTGAAACAGAAAAGTTCATCCTTGAATCCGGAGACGTGTTAGCGATACCAGCAGGCACCCAAGTATACATCATTAACAGAGATGAGAATGAGAAGCTGTTCCTTGCCATGCTCCATATACCTGTCTCCACTCCTGGAAAATTTGAG GAATTTTTCGGGCCTGGAGGACGAGACCCAGAATCGGTTCTATCAGCATTCGGCTGGAATGTGCTCCAAGCTGCTCTCCAA AGCCCAAAAGGAGAGTTAGAAAAGCTTTTTGAGCAACAGAACGGGGGAAGTATTTTCCAAATAAGCAGAGAACAGGTGCAAAAGTTGGCCCCCAAGAAAACCTCGTGGTGGCCCTTTAGTGGCCCCTCCACGGCTGAATTCAATCTTTTCACCATGTCTCCCACTTTCTCCAACAGCCATGGTACTTTAACCGAAGCTGCTCCTTCTGATTCCAGGAGTCTCCTTCACAAACACAATATCATGATTTCCTTTACCAACATCACCAAG GAATCAATGAGTACTATTCTGTACAACTCACATGCAACGAAGATAGCAATGGTGATCAGTGGTAAAGGGGGTCTTCAAATTGCATGTCCCCACATCACATCAAGGTCACAGACAAAGCATGAAAAGAGTAGCCCCTCATACCATAGGATCAGTGCCGAGTTGAAGCCAGGAATGCTGTTTGTTGTTCCTCCCGGTCATCCCTTCGTCACCTTCTCTTCCAGGAAAGAGAATCTCCAGATTTTATGCTTCGAGATTAATGCTCGAGACAACAAGAAGTTTACATTTGCAG GGAAGGACAACATTGTGAGCTCTATGGACGATCCTGCTAAGGAGCTGGGATTCAACTATCCTTCGAAAATTGTGAACAGAATCTTCGACAGAAAGGAGagtttgttttttccttttcagctgCCACGCCAGGGCCGTGATCGTCGTGCTGAtgcatga